From one Cyanobacterium stanieri PCC 7202 genomic stretch:
- a CDS encoding hypothetical protein (KEGG: cyt:cce_5242 hypothetical protein~SPTR: Putative uncharacterized protein;~manually curated), with product MKIKFYLSIFFMLSTFGVIIPTFMNPAFASCEDNFVEPSLDTRTYENEQLGFAIAIPDNYRTMKKSNDAIEILNPGTYDLIQCATEAGEIGNIKWRTGALEINTFSLSDSEDNLGQIVTSMESHLSFNNPQVVNNNGREMLIASFYDSHYDVDFFVIYFLSPDGQSLVKIDGATDSQVVRDSIVTLKLL from the coding sequence ATGAAAATTAAGTTTTATTTGTCTATATTCTTCATGTTATCTACTTTTGGGGTGATCATTCCTACTTTTATGAACCCTGCTTTTGCTTCCTGTGAAGATAATTTTGTCGAACCTTCTTTGGATACTCGCACCTACGAAAATGAGCAGTTAGGCTTTGCGATCGCCATTCCTGACAATTATCGCACCATGAAAAAAAGCAATGATGCCATCGAGATTTTGAACCCCGGAACCTATGATTTAATTCAATGTGCCACGGAAGCAGGAGAGATAGGTAACATAAAATGGCGTACGGGGGCTTTGGAAATCAATACTTTTAGTCTTAGTGATAGTGAAGACAATTTAGGGCAAATAGTAACCTCCATGGAATCCCATTTATCCTTTAATAATCCTCAAGTGGTTAATAATAACGGACGTGAAATGTTAATCGCTTCTTTTTATGATTCCCATTATGATGTAGATTTTTTCGTGATCTATTTTTTGAGTCCTGATGGTCAATCTTTGGTCAAAATTGATGGTGCCACAGATAGTCAGGTAGTACGGGATAGCATTGTAACTTTAAAATTACTTTAA
- a CDS encoding hypothetical protein (KEGG: cyt:cce_3604 hypothetical protein~SPTR: Putative uncharacterized protein), with protein sequence MDLNLLFNLANIFVLPFWLLMIVLPKWSITQKIMKSYLIFIPLILLYIYLFFTSLDPESAQTLSNPQLPALAEVFSNPAVTFAGWTHFLVLDLFLGRYIYWQGQEKNIWTIHSLILCLFAGPMGFLSHIVTEAIQSNLNKSDIATENP encoded by the coding sequence ATGGACTTAAATTTACTATTCAACCTTGCAAATATCTTTGTATTACCCTTTTGGCTTTTAATGATTGTTTTGCCAAAATGGTCAATTACCCAAAAGATAATGAAATCTTATCTAATATTTATTCCTCTTATATTGCTTTATATTTATCTATTTTTCACAAGCCTAGATCCAGAATCTGCTCAAACCCTGTCCAATCCACAATTACCAGCATTAGCAGAGGTTTTTAGTAATCCTGCCGTTACTTTTGCTGGTTGGACCCATTTTCTGGTCTTAGATTTATTTTTGGGGAGATATATTTATTGGCAAGGACAGGAAAAAAATATCTGGACAATTCATTCTCTAATTTTATGTCTATTTGCTGGCCCCATGGGTTTTTTATCTCACATCGTCACCGAAGCAATTCAATCGAATCTCAACAAATCAGACATTGCCACCGAAAACCCCTAA
- a CDS encoding S-(hydroxymethyl)glutathione dehydrogenase/class III alcohol dehydrogenase (PFAM: Alcohol dehydrogenase GroES-like domain; Zinc-binding dehydrogenase~TIGRFAM: S-(hydroxymethyl)glutathione dehydrogenase/class III alcohol dehydrogenase~COGs: COG1062 Zn-dependent alcohol dehydrogenase class III~InterPro IPR013154:IPR013149:IPR002328:IPR014183~KEGG: syp:SYNPCC7002_A0868 alcohol dehydrogenase, zinc-binding dehydrogenase family protein~PFAM: Alcohol dehydrogenase zinc-binding domain protein; Alcohol dehydrogenase GroES domain protein~SPTR: Alcohol dehydrogenase, zinc-binding dehydrogenase family protein;~TIGRFAM: S-(hydroxymethyl)glutathione dehydrogenase/class III alcohol dehydrogenase), producing MKVKAAIALNAKEPLVIDTVELEGPKAGEVLVEIKATGVCHTDAYTLSGMDPEGLFPTILGHEGAGVVVEVGEGVKSLKVGDHVIPLYVPECRQCDYCLSFKTNLCQAIRITQGQGLMPDGTSRFSLNGKKLHHYMGTSTFANYTVVPEIALAKIRPDAPFDKVCYIGCGVTTGVGAVINTAKVEPGSNVIVFGLGGIGLNVIQACRMVGADMIVGVDINPEKRAIAEKFGMTHFVNPKEVEGDIVPYLVDLTKGGADYSFECIGNTNVMRQALECCHKGWGVSVIIGVAGAGQEISTRPFQLVTGRVWKGSAFDGARGRTDVPKIVDWYMEGKINIDDLITHVMPLEDINKAFDLMHQGESIRSVVTF from the coding sequence ATGAAAGTAAAAGCTGCGATCGCCCTTAATGCTAAAGAACCGTTAGTTATTGACACCGTGGAGTTAGAAGGCCCAAAAGCAGGGGAGGTATTGGTGGAAATCAAAGCCACGGGGGTATGCCATACCGATGCTTATACCCTCTCTGGCATGGATCCTGAAGGCTTATTCCCCACCATTTTGGGTCACGAGGGGGCGGGGGTTGTGGTGGAAGTGGGAGAGGGTGTGAAGAGCCTAAAAGTGGGGGATCACGTCATCCCTTTATATGTACCTGAGTGTCGGCAATGTGATTACTGTCTCAGTTTCAAAACCAACCTTTGTCAAGCTATTCGCATCACCCAAGGGCAGGGTTTGATGCCTGATGGTACTAGCCGATTCTCCCTTAATGGGAAGAAACTACACCACTACATGGGTACTTCTACCTTTGCAAACTATACTGTGGTGCCTGAAATTGCCCTCGCCAAGATTCGTCCTGATGCACCCTTTGACAAGGTATGTTACATCGGTTGTGGGGTGACAACGGGGGTGGGGGCGGTGATTAATACCGCTAAGGTTGAACCGGGTTCCAATGTGATAGTATTCGGCTTGGGGGGTATCGGTTTAAACGTTATCCAAGCCTGTCGTATGGTGGGGGCGGATATGATTGTGGGAGTAGATATAAATCCCGAAAAAAGGGCGATCGCCGAAAAGTTTGGCATGACACACTTTGTTAACCCCAAGGAAGTAGAGGGGGATATAGTACCCTATCTCGTAGATTTAACCAAAGGGGGTGCTGATTATAGCTTTGAGTGTATCGGTAATACCAATGTAATGCGTCAAGCCCTCGAATGTTGTCATAAAGGTTGGGGTGTATCCGTCATCATCGGTGTGGCAGGGGCAGGGCAAGAAATAAGCACCCGCCCATTTCAACTGGTGACAGGGAGAGTGTGGAAAGGTTCGGCTTTTGATGGTGCCAGAGGACGTACAGATGTACCCAAAATTGTTGATTGGTACATGGAGGGAAAAATCAACATCGATGATTTAATCACCCACGTCATGCCCCTAGAAGACATTAACAAAGCCTTTGATTTGATGCACCAAGGGGAATCTATTCGTAGTGTCGTTACCTTTTAA
- a CDS encoding SSU ribosomal protein S6P modification protein (PFAM: RimK-like ATP-grasp domain~TIGRFAM: alpha-L-glutamate ligases, RimK family~COGs: COG0189 Glutathione synthase/Ribosomal protein S6 modification enzyme (glutaminyl transferase)~InterPro IPR011761:IPR013651:IPR004666~KEGG: cyc:PCC7424_3661 alpha-L-glutamate ligase, RimK family~PFAM: RimK domain protein ATP-grasp~SPTR: Alpha-L-glutamate ligase, RimK family;~TIGRFAM: alpha-L-glutamate ligase, RimK family~manually curated), with product MKIAILSQDSSLYSTRRLKEAGEKRGHQVRVVNFLRCYMNITSHNPSVVYGGKPLENFDAIIPRIGASKTFYGLSVVRQFEVMGVFSANESQAISRSRDKLRCVQILAREGIGLPVTGFAHDTEDIDGLIETVGGAPLVIKLLEGTQGIGVVLAETDQAARSVIQAFRGLNANILVQEFIKEAKGADIRCFVVGNKVVAAMKRQGPEGDFRSNLHRGGKAEKIKLTPEERSTAIRSAKAMGLRVAGVDLLRSNHGPVVMEVNSSPGLEGIEKATGVDVADKIIDFIEKNVDIKTRDRIQV from the coding sequence ATGAAAATTGCGATCCTATCCCAAGATAGTAGCCTTTATTCCACAAGAAGATTGAAGGAGGCAGGAGAAAAAAGAGGGCATCAGGTGAGGGTGGTTAATTTCCTTCGCTGTTATATGAATATTACGTCTCATAATCCTTCAGTGGTTTATGGGGGAAAACCTTTGGAAAATTTTGATGCCATTATTCCTCGCATTGGCGCTTCTAAAACTTTTTATGGTTTATCGGTGGTGAGGCAGTTTGAGGTGATGGGAGTATTTAGTGCCAATGAATCTCAGGCGATTTCTCGCTCTCGGGATAAGTTGCGCTGTGTGCAAATTTTGGCTAGGGAGGGGATTGGTTTACCTGTGACGGGCTTTGCCCATGATACGGAGGATATTGATGGGTTGATTGAGACGGTGGGGGGTGCGCCGTTGGTGATTAAGTTATTGGAAGGTACCCAAGGCATTGGGGTAGTTTTGGCGGAAACGGATCAGGCTGCAAGGTCGGTAATTCAGGCTTTTCGGGGTTTGAATGCTAATATTTTGGTGCAGGAGTTTATTAAGGAGGCAAAAGGCGCTGATATTCGCTGTTTTGTGGTGGGTAATAAGGTAGTGGCGGCGATGAAGAGACAAGGGCCAGAGGGGGATTTTCGTTCCAATTTACATCGAGGGGGTAAGGCGGAAAAAATCAAGCTGACTCCCGAGGAAAGAAGCACTGCCATTCGTTCTGCTAAAGCCATGGGTTTACGGGTTGCGGGGGTGGATTTGTTGCGCTCTAACCATGGCCCGGTGGTAATGGAGGTTAATTCTTCCCCTGGTTTGGAGGGCATTGAGAAGGCGACGGGGGTTGATGTGGCGGATAAGATTATTGATTTTATTGAGAAGAATGTGGATATAAAAACGCGCGATCGCATTCAGGTTTAG
- a CDS encoding hypothetical protein (KEGG: fimD; actin binding protein~SPTR: Putative uncharacterized protein), with product MKKTNLLIYIILDILGIGVILLVFMNFIVNAIQQQYINEAEDFFKSVNSKAINYNNEQFDQYLVNLGLGKVSNQKEDSFQEETDQALVFINAYLEKQLPVKNNFIEPIPEEITLFLEEKNQDINNIINYILQLDSLSWQYDLHEILQDPLSYEIPNFGNIISLQKIFMVHILSESLAGNQAEINRTLEASFRLNQFLQPQPYLIPQLVALITTQHQMRIIRQMTPLTSEWLEKLDNYNYDYSQGVLNALNIEAYSNFSPLLVGETSSFNLIHNFIQKPYTQMMFNDIGSRMLDTFSFFEQESICSVDLNNVSLPSDNIPWWNVLGEIATPNLIDWWLRANWVMLDGELTKNVLRAENVRQIQGGFPESLEGLNSELCDGKSWDYSVSDGQGFFNFEQHYPGNVMMEEGSTIFLPLNFTLKQP from the coding sequence ATGAAAAAAACTAATTTGTTAATCTATATTATTCTCGATATATTAGGAATTGGGGTAATATTACTGGTATTCATGAATTTTATAGTCAATGCTATTCAACAACAATACATAAATGAAGCAGAAGATTTTTTTAAAAGTGTAAACTCAAAAGCCATTAATTATAATAATGAACAATTTGATCAATATTTAGTTAACTTAGGTTTAGGAAAAGTAAGTAATCAAAAAGAAGATTCTTTTCAAGAAGAAACAGATCAAGCCTTAGTATTTATTAATGCTTACTTAGAAAAACAATTACCAGTAAAAAATAACTTTATAGAACCAATACCCGAAGAGATAACATTATTCTTAGAAGAAAAAAATCAAGATATTAACAATATCATAAATTATATTCTCCAATTAGATTCATTATCATGGCAATATGATTTACATGAAATCTTACAAGATCCTCTTAGCTATGAGATACCTAATTTTGGCAATATAATTTCCCTACAAAAAATATTTATGGTACATATATTGTCAGAATCTTTAGCAGGTAATCAAGCAGAAATAAATAGAACTTTAGAAGCATCTTTTAGATTAAATCAATTTTTACAACCTCAACCTTATCTCATCCCTCAATTAGTTGCCCTAATTACTACTCAGCATCAAATGAGAATTATTAGACAAATGACTCCATTAACCTCTGAGTGGCTAGAAAAGTTAGATAATTACAATTATGATTATTCCCAAGGGGTGTTAAACGCCCTTAATATAGAAGCGTATTCAAATTTTAGTCCTTTGTTAGTAGGTGAAACATCTTCTTTTAATCTTATTCATAACTTTATTCAAAAACCATACACCCAAATGATGTTTAATGATATAGGTAGTAGAATGTTGGATACTTTTTCCTTCTTTGAGCAAGAAAGTATTTGCTCAGTGGATTTAAATAATGTATCGTTACCGTCTGATAATATTCCTTGGTGGAATGTTTTGGGTGAAATTGCAACACCGAATTTAATAGATTGGTGGCTTCGTGCTAATTGGGTAATGTTGGATGGAGAGTTAACTAAAAATGTGTTGAGGGCGGAAAATGTACGACAAATACAGGGAGGTTTTCCTGAAAGTTTGGAGGGGTTAAATTCTGAATTATGTGATGGAAAAAGTTGGGATTATAGTGTGAGTGATGGTCAAGGATTTTTCAATTTTGAACAGCATTATCCGGGTAATGTGATGATGGAGGAAGGAAGTACCATCTTTTTACCCTTAAATTTCACTTTGAAACAACCATAA
- a CDS encoding delta-1-pyrroline-5-carboxylate dehydrogenase (PFAM: Proline dehydrogenase; Aldehyde dehydrogenase family~TIGRFAM: delta-1-pyrroline-5-carboxylate dehydrogenase, group 2, putative~COGs: COG1012 NAD-dependent aldehyde dehydrogenase~InterPro IPR002872:IPR015590:IPR016160:IPR005932~KEGG: cyc:PCC7424_1002 delta-1-pyrroline-5-carboxylate dehydrogenase~PFAM: Aldehyde Dehydrogenase; Proline dehydrogenase~SPTR: Delta-1-pyrroline-5-carboxylate dehydrogenase;~TIGRFAM: delta-1-pyrroline-5-carboxylate dehydrogenase): protein MVAINNTITSYEEATQTIARDLIQATRQKGNIFSKLKEQVQFDDKLMGWTMSNPGLRVQLFRFIDALPALQSKPEIARHFQQYLTTEEVELPDALKGILNFSDPNSPPAQIASATITKAVETLAYKYISGETIKEVIKAVERMRKEKMGFTIDLLGEAVITEAEAQSYLQNYLDLITQLSNQAQKWSTIPEIDTADGENLPKVQVSVKLTAFYSQFDAIDPEGSKMMVCDRIRTLLRHAKEKGAAVHFDMEQYAYKDLTISILQELLMEEEFRSRTDIGVTIQGYLRDSEEDLKNWIEWAKKRGNPITIRLVKGAYWDQETIKSRQNHWQQPVFNQKPETDINYENLIRLLLENHQYVYSAIASHNVRTQASAIAIAETLQIPKRRFECQILYGMGENLAKAIVKRGHRVRVYAPYGKLLPGMAYLIRRLLENTANSSFLRQNSEEKPIEELIAPPAHHLKENEKVPVTEAEKEIPPTPLDKGGFHAAPDTDYGRESNLVKARQALTIVNNQLGKTYLPLINGEYVQTDEYIDSVNPSTPSQIVGKIGLISLSQADQAMETAKEAFKTWSKTSATQRADILRRAADIMEQKRHELTAWMCFEVGKIVKEGDPEVSEAIDFCRYYASEMERLEQGYNYDVAGENDRYFYQPKGIALIISPWNFPFAIATGMTVAALVAGNCALLKPAATSTVIGAKIAEILTEAGIPKGVFQYIPGKGSVVGDYLVKHPDIHLIAFTGSREVGCKIYADAAILQPKQKHLKKVIAEMGGKNAIIIDESADLDQGVAGVVQSAFGFSGQKCSACSRVIVLNTVYDAFVERLIEAVKSLHVGDAKNPSTKIGPVIDAAAQTRILEYIEKGKEQGTLAIQVEAPEQGYFVPPTVFTDITEDAVIAQEEIFGPVLAVIKADGFDHALAIANGTDYALTGGLYSRTPAHIDRAYKEFEVGNLYINRGITGAIVARQPFGGFKLSGVGSKAGGPDYLLQFLEPRVVTENIQRQGFAPIEGADN, encoded by the coding sequence ATGGTAGCTATTAATAATACAATTACATCCTACGAAGAAGCTACACAGACGATCGCACGGGATTTAATTCAAGCAACGAGACAAAAAGGAAATATTTTTAGTAAGTTAAAAGAGCAGGTACAATTTGACGATAAATTGATGGGTTGGACCATGAGTAACCCCGGTTTAAGGGTTCAACTATTCCGCTTCATTGATGCGTTACCTGCATTGCAAAGTAAGCCAGAAATTGCCCGTCATTTTCAACAGTATTTAACCACTGAAGAAGTGGAATTGCCCGACGCGCTTAAGGGTATTCTTAATTTTAGTGATCCTAATTCACCCCCTGCCCAAATTGCCTCGGCAACCATTACTAAGGCGGTGGAAACCCTTGCTTATAAATACATTTCGGGGGAAACCATCAAGGAAGTAATTAAAGCAGTGGAAAGGATGCGTAAGGAGAAAATGGGCTTTACCATCGACTTGTTAGGAGAGGCGGTAATAACTGAAGCCGAGGCACAGTCTTATTTACAAAACTACCTCGATTTAATTACCCAGTTAAGTAACCAAGCCCAAAAATGGTCAACTATTCCCGAAATTGATACCGCAGACGGGGAAAATTTGCCCAAGGTACAGGTATCAGTGAAATTGACGGCTTTTTATTCCCAGTTTGATGCCATTGATCCAGAAGGGAGTAAAATGATGGTGTGCGATCGCATCAGGACGTTACTTCGTCACGCCAAGGAAAAGGGGGCAGCGGTACACTTTGATATGGAACAATATGCCTACAAGGATTTGACCATATCTATCTTACAGGAATTATTGATGGAGGAGGAATTTCGCTCCCGTACCGATATTGGGGTGACGATTCAGGGTTATTTACGGGATTCGGAAGAGGATTTAAAAAACTGGATTGAGTGGGCAAAAAAACGAGGTAATCCCATTACCATCAGATTAGTAAAAGGGGCATACTGGGATCAAGAAACCATCAAATCCCGTCAAAATCATTGGCAACAGCCCGTATTTAATCAAAAACCAGAAACTGATATTAACTACGAGAATCTTATTCGTCTTCTCCTCGAAAATCATCAATATGTGTACAGTGCGATCGCCTCTCACAATGTTAGAACTCAAGCAAGTGCGATCGCCATTGCCGAAACCCTACAAATTCCCAAACGCAGATTTGAATGTCAGATACTTTATGGCATGGGGGAAAACCTTGCCAAAGCCATTGTTAAAAGAGGACATCGAGTGAGGGTATATGCCCCCTACGGTAAACTTTTACCCGGTATGGCATACCTTATCCGCCGTTTACTCGAAAATACCGCCAATAGCTCCTTTTTACGGCAAAATTCCGAAGAAAAACCCATCGAGGAATTAATCGCACCCCCCGCCCATCATCTTAAGGAAAATGAAAAAGTCCCCGTTACTGAGGCAGAAAAAGAGATCCCCCCAACCCCCCTTGATAAGGGGGGCTTCCATGCGGCGCCTGACACCGACTACGGTAGAGAAAGCAACCTCGTAAAAGCACGACAAGCCCTCACCATCGTTAACAACCAACTCGGTAAAACCTACCTACCCCTGATTAACGGTGAATATGTGCAAACCGACGAATATATCGATTCCGTCAACCCCTCCACCCCCTCCCAAATTGTCGGTAAAATCGGCTTAATTTCCCTTTCTCAGGCGGATCAAGCCATGGAAACGGCAAAAGAAGCCTTTAAAACTTGGAGCAAAACCAGCGCCACCCAAAGGGCGGATATTTTACGTCGGGCGGCGGACATTATGGAACAAAAACGCCATGAATTAACCGCTTGGATGTGTTTTGAAGTGGGTAAAATCGTTAAAGAAGGTGATCCTGAAGTGTCAGAGGCGATCGATTTTTGTCGCTACTATGCCTCAGAAATGGAACGGTTAGAGCAGGGTTATAACTACGATGTGGCAGGGGAAAATGACCGTTATTTTTATCAACCCAAAGGCATCGCCCTGATTATTTCTCCTTGGAATTTCCCCTTTGCCATTGCTACGGGGATGACGGTGGCGGCATTGGTGGCGGGTAACTGTGCCTTACTCAAACCTGCGGCTACTAGTACAGTAATCGGGGCGAAAATTGCCGAAATTTTGACCGAGGCGGGGATTCCTAAAGGAGTGTTTCAATATATTCCCGGTAAGGGTTCGGTGGTAGGAGATTATCTGGTAAAACATCCTGATATACATTTAATTGCCTTCACGGGTTCGAGGGAAGTGGGTTGTAAGATTTATGCCGATGCCGCCATATTGCAACCGAAACAAAAACACCTCAAAAAAGTGATTGCCGAGATGGGGGGTAAAAATGCCATTATCATCGATGAAAGTGCGGATTTAGATCAAGGGGTGGCGGGAGTTGTCCAGTCGGCTTTTGGTTTTAGTGGGCAAAAGTGTTCGGCTTGTAGTCGAGTAATTGTCTTAAACACTGTCTATGATGCCTTTGTGGAGCGTTTAATTGAGGCGGTAAAATCTCTTCATGTGGGGGATGCGAAAAACCCTAGTACGAAGATTGGCCCTGTCATTGATGCGGCTGCCCAAACTCGTATTTTGGAATATATCGAGAAGGGAAAAGAGCAAGGCACTTTGGCTATACAGGTAGAAGCACCTGAGCAGGGTTATTTCGTCCCTCCCACTGTTTTCACTGATATTACAGAGGATGCAGTAATTGCTCAGGAGGAAATTTTTGGGCCTGTGTTGGCGGTGATAAAAGCTGATGGTTTTGATCATGCCCTAGCCATTGCCAATGGTACTGATTATGCCCTGACAGGGGGGTTATATTCTCGTACTCCTGCCCACATTGATAGGGCTTATAAGGAGTTTGAGGTGGGTAATCTTTATATTAACAGGGGCATCACAGGGGCGATCGTTGCCCGTCAACCCTTCGGCGGTTTTAAACTCTCGGGGGTAGGCTCAAAGGCAGGAGGCCCTGATTATCTACTGCAATTTTTAGAACCTCGGGTAGTCACTGAAAATATCCAAAGACAAGGTTTCGCACCCATCGAAGGAGCAGACAATTAA
- a CDS encoding catalytic domain-containing protein of components of various dehydrogenase complexes (PFAM: 2-oxoacid dehydrogenases acyltransferase (catalytic domain); e3 binding domain; Biotin-requiring enzyme~TIGRFAM: pyruvate dehydrogenase complex dihydrolipoamide acetyltransferase, long form~COGs: COG0508 Pyruvate/2-oxoglutarate dehydrogenase complex dihydrolipoamide acyltransferase (E2) protein~InterPro IPR000089:IPR004167:IPR001078:IPR003016~KEGG: syp:SYNPCC7002_A0110 branched-chain alpha-keto acid dehydrogenase subunit E2~PFAM: catalytic domain-containing protein of components of various dehydrogenase complexes; biotin/lipoyl attachment domain-containing protein; E3 binding domain protein~SPTR: Dihydrolipoamide S-acetyltransferase; 2-oxo acid dehydrogenases acyltransferase (Catalytic domain)): MIHDIFMPALSSTMTEGKIVSWEKAPGDKIEKGETVVVVESDKADMDVESFYSGYLATILVDAGQEAPVGAAIAYIAETEAEIEEAQKKASSAPSQSNGASAPKVEEKVEVATPEPTPTPINKPSGRLIASPRAKKLAKELKVDLTTITGTGLNGRITAEDVEKVAGKAPSQPTVAPVSAVTAPPSTPAQAPVNNLAGETVPLNTLQQAVVRNMMASLQVPTFHVSYDITTDALDTLYRQIKPKGVTMTALLAKAVALTLQKHPIVNSSYTDAGIKYNESINIAIAVAMPDGGLITPVLKNADQVDIYSLARSWKDLVARARAKQLQPDEYSTGTFTISNLGMFGVSGFDAILPPGQGSILAVGGARPTVVSDGNGFFGVKNQMTVNITCDHRNIYGADAASFLKDLAQLIESETHSLTL, from the coding sequence ATGATTCACGATATATTTATGCCAGCCCTCAGTTCTACCATGACCGAGGGGAAAATAGTTTCATGGGAAAAAGCTCCCGGAGATAAGATTGAAAAAGGAGAAACCGTCGTTGTTGTGGAATCAGACAAAGCGGATATGGATGTAGAATCTTTTTATTCTGGTTATTTGGCAACTATTTTAGTAGATGCAGGGCAAGAGGCACCCGTGGGTGCTGCCATTGCTTATATTGCCGAAACTGAGGCGGAAATTGAAGAAGCTCAGAAAAAAGCTAGTAGCGCCCCTAGTCAATCCAATGGTGCATCGGCTCCCAAGGTAGAGGAAAAAGTCGAAGTAGCAACCCCTGAACCTACCCCCACCCCCATTAATAAACCCAGTGGCAGATTAATCGCTTCTCCCCGTGCCAAAAAACTAGCGAAGGAGTTGAAGGTTGATTTAACCACCATTACAGGTACTGGTTTAAATGGACGCATCACCGCTGAGGATGTGGAAAAAGTGGCAGGAAAAGCTCCTAGTCAGCCCACTGTTGCCCCTGTTTCTGCGGTCACGGCTCCCCCCTCTACTCCTGCTCAGGCTCCTGTAAATAACCTTGCTGGGGAAACTGTACCCCTCAATACTCTTCAACAGGCAGTGGTAAGGAATATGATGGCGAGTTTACAGGTGCCTACCTTCCATGTTAGTTATGATATTACCACCGATGCCCTTGATACCCTTTATCGTCAAATTAAGCCCAAGGGTGTAACCATGACTGCATTACTCGCCAAGGCGGTAGCTCTAACTCTACAAAAACACCCCATTGTTAATTCTAGCTATACTGATGCGGGTATTAAGTACAATGAAAGTATCAACATTGCGATCGCCGTTGCTATGCCAGATGGTGGTTTGATTACCCCTGTATTGAAAAATGCTGATCAAGTGGATATTTACTCCCTTGCCCGTAGCTGGAAAGATTTAGTCGCCAGAGCCAGAGCAAAACAATTACAACCTGATGAATATAGCACAGGCACCTTCACTATTTCTAACCTAGGAATGTTTGGCGTGAGTGGTTTTGATGCTATCTTACCTCCCGGACAAGGTTCTATTTTAGCAGTAGGGGGCGCTCGTCCTACGGTAGTATCTGATGGAAATGGCTTCTTTGGAGTTAAAAATCAAATGACCGTTAATATCACCTGTGACCATCGTAATATCTACGGTGCTGATGCCGCTTCCTTCCTCAAGGATTTAGCTCAGTTAATTGAGTCCGAAACCCATTCCTTGACTCTGTAA